One Roseomonas gilardii subsp. gilardii genomic region harbors:
- the leuB gene encoding 3-isopropylmalate dehydrogenase yields MTANKKILVLPGDGIGPEVMREVRRVIDWMNRRRTASFTVEEGLVGGAAIDAEGTPCSDETVARAKEADAVLFGSVGGPKWDNLPFEQRPELGILRLRKELGLFANLRPATVLAPLASASSLKAEIVSGLDIIIVRESTGGIYFGEPRGVEVMPDGKRRGIDTEVYTEDEIARVARVAFELARSRGRKVTSIDKANVMQSGRLWRAVVGEVAKAEFPDIDLQNMYADNCAMQLASNPKQFDVILAGNLFGDVLSDLAAALTGSLGMLPSATLGAPDASGRRHALYEPIHGSAPDIAGKGIANPCAQMLSFAMLLRWSFGMEEDAALIEQSINNVLAGGLRTADIMSPGTARVGTSVMGDAILRELDKLAG; encoded by the coding sequence ATGACGGCCAACAAGAAGATCCTGGTTCTGCCGGGCGACGGCATCGGCCCCGAGGTGATGCGCGAGGTCCGCCGCGTCATCGACTGGATGAACCGTCGCCGCACCGCCTCCTTCACCGTGGAGGAAGGGCTGGTCGGCGGCGCCGCCATCGATGCCGAGGGGACGCCCTGCTCCGACGAGACCGTGGCACGGGCCAAGGAGGCGGATGCCGTGCTCTTCGGCTCCGTCGGCGGACCGAAATGGGACAACCTGCCCTTCGAGCAGCGGCCGGAGCTCGGCATCCTGCGCCTGCGCAAGGAGCTGGGCCTTTTCGCCAACCTGCGCCCCGCCACGGTGCTGGCGCCGCTGGCCAGCGCCTCCTCGCTGAAGGCCGAGATCGTCAGCGGCCTCGACATCATCATCGTGCGTGAGAGCACGGGCGGCATCTATTTCGGCGAGCCGCGCGGCGTCGAGGTGATGCCGGACGGCAAGCGCCGCGGCATCGACACCGAGGTCTATACCGAGGACGAGATCGCCCGCGTCGCCCGCGTCGCCTTCGAGCTCGCGCGCAGCCGCGGGCGCAAGGTCACGAGCATCGACAAGGCGAATGTGATGCAGTCCGGCCGCCTGTGGCGCGCCGTGGTCGGGGAGGTGGCGAAGGCCGAATTCCCGGATATCGACCTGCAGAACATGTATGCCGACAACTGCGCCATGCAGCTCGCCTCGAACCCGAAGCAGTTCGACGTGATCCTGGCCGGCAACCTGTTCGGCGACGTGCTGTCGGACCTGGCGGCGGCGCTGACCGGCTCGCTCGGCATGCTGCCTTCCGCCACGCTGGGCGCGCCGGATGCCTCCGGGCGGCGCCATGCGCTCTATGAGCCGATCCATGGCTCCGCGCCGGACATCGCCGGCAAGGGCATCGCGAATCCCTGCGCGCAGATGCTGTCCTTCGCCATGCTGCTGCGCTGGAGCTTCGGCATGGAGGAGGATGCGGCGCTGATCGAGCAGAGCATCAACAACGTGCTGGCCGGCGGCCTGCGCACGGCGGACATCATGTCGCCCGGCACGGCCCGCGTCGGCACCTCCGTGATGGGCGATGCCATCCTGCGCGAACTCGACAAGCTGGCGGGCTGA
- the rplS gene encoding 50S ribosomal protein L19 — protein MNLLQQFDADQKARLTANRATPDFQAGDTVRVMVKVVEGERTRTQAYEGVVIARSNKGLHSNFTVRKLSYGEGVERVFPLYSPNVAEIAVVRRGKVRRAKLYYLRGRTGKSARIAERTMTRETAAPAEGKQA, from the coding sequence ATGAACCTGCTTCAGCAGTTCGATGCGGACCAGAAGGCCCGCCTGACCGCGAACCGCGCCACCCCGGACTTCCAGGCCGGCGACACGGTGCGCGTGATGGTGAAGGTGGTCGAGGGCGAGCGCACCCGCACCCAGGCTTATGAGGGCGTCGTGATCGCGCGCTCCAACAAGGGCCTGCACAGCAACTTCACGGTCCGCAAGCTGTCCTATGGCGAGGGCGTGGAGCGCGTCTTCCCGCTCTATTCCCCGAACGTGGCGGAGATCGCCGTGGTCCGCCGCGGTAAGGTGCGCCGCGCCAAGCTGTACTACCTGCGTGGCCGCACCGGTAAGTCCGCCCGCATCGCCGAGCGCACCATGACGCGCGAGACGGCGGCGCCGGCGGAAGGCAAGCAGGCCTGA
- the trmD gene encoding tRNA (guanosine(37)-N1)-methyltransferase TrmD, whose protein sequence is MSWRATILTLFPEMFPGTLGHSLAGRALERGDWSLEARQIREFGTGRHRNVDDTPFGGGAGMVMRPDVIDAACGAVMAEGDERPLLYMTPRGRLLDQALVRDIAAGPGVVVLCGRYEGLDQRVIEARAMTEVSIGDYVLSGGEPAAMVLLDACVRLLPGVMGASESGEEESFSHGLLEYPHYTRPAEWNGRRVPDVLLSGHHAEVANWRAAQSEAATRLRRPDLWARHTAYVEASDASHING, encoded by the coding sequence ATGAGCTGGCGCGCCACCATCCTGACCCTTTTCCCCGAGATGTTCCCGGGCACGCTGGGCCATTCCCTGGCCGGCCGCGCGCTGGAGCGGGGCGACTGGAGCCTGGAGGCGCGGCAGATCCGCGAATTCGGCACCGGGCGCCACCGCAACGTGGACGACACGCCCTTCGGCGGCGGCGCCGGCATGGTGATGCGGCCGGACGTGATCGACGCGGCCTGCGGGGCCGTCATGGCGGAGGGGGATGAGCGTCCCCTGCTCTACATGACGCCGCGCGGGCGGCTGCTCGACCAGGCCCTGGTGCGCGACATCGCCGCCGGGCCCGGGGTGGTCGTGCTCTGCGGCCGCTACGAGGGGCTGGACCAGCGTGTCATCGAAGCGCGTGCCATGACCGAGGTCTCGATCGGCGACTATGTCCTGTCCGGCGGCGAGCCGGCGGCCATGGTCCTGCTCGATGCCTGCGTCCGGCTCCTGCCCGGCGTCATGGGGGCGAGCGAGAGCGGGGAGGAGGAGTCCTTCTCCCACGGCCTGCTGGAATACCCGCACTACACCCGCCCGGCCGAATGGAACGGCCGCCGCGTGCCCGACGTGCTGCTCTCCGGCCACCATGCCGAGGTCGCAAACTGGCGCGCGGCGCAGTCCGAGGCCGCCACGCGCCTGCGCCGCCCGGATCTCTGGGCCCGCCACACAGCATACGTGGAAGCGTCGGACGCTTCCCACATCAACGGTTAA
- the ffh gene encoding signal recognition particle protein, whose amino-acid sequence MFEALSGRLNGVFDRLRRRGALSEADVAEALREVRVALLEADVALPVARDLINKVRERAVGVEVIKSVSPAQQVVKIVHDVLVEALGGGEGDDGKRGIDINAPAPVAILMVGLQGSGKTTTSGKIALRLRTRERRKVLLASLDVHRPAAQLQLETLAKQAEVGSLPIVAGQGPLEIAARALDTARRELYDVVILDTAGRLAIDEALMAEVAQVKAMVKPHQTLLVVDAMTGQDAVNTARAFQEKVGVNGIAMTRVDGDARGGAALSMRAVTGAPIRLLGAGEKLDALEDFHPDRIASRILGMGDIVSLVERAAETIDREQAEKLAAKMQKGQFDLEDYANQLKQIGKMGSLSGILGMLPGIGKMKAQLENANLDQSILKRQAAIISSMTVQERRKPDIIKASRKKRIAAGSGVTVQEVNRLLKQFDDMSAMMKRMNKLGQKGLMRGGLSALLPGAGGRRPF is encoded by the coding sequence ATGTTCGAAGCGCTGTCAGGCAGGCTGAATGGGGTGTTCGACCGGCTCCGCCGGCGTGGCGCCCTGTCCGAGGCCGACGTGGCGGAGGCGCTGCGCGAGGTTCGCGTGGCGCTGCTGGAGGCCGACGTCGCCCTGCCGGTGGCGCGGGACCTCATCAACAAGGTCCGCGAGCGCGCCGTCGGGGTGGAGGTCATCAAGTCCGTCTCCCCGGCGCAGCAGGTCGTCAAGATCGTCCACGACGTGCTCGTGGAAGCCCTGGGCGGCGGCGAGGGCGATGACGGCAAGCGCGGCATCGACATCAATGCACCGGCCCCCGTCGCCATCCTGATGGTCGGCCTGCAGGGCTCGGGCAAGACCACCACCTCCGGCAAGATCGCGCTGCGGCTGCGCACGCGCGAGCGCCGGAAGGTGCTGCTGGCCTCGCTGGACGTGCACCGCCCCGCCGCGCAGCTCCAGTTGGAGACGCTGGCGAAGCAGGCCGAGGTCGGTTCGCTGCCGATCGTCGCCGGGCAGGGGCCGCTGGAGATCGCCGCCCGCGCCCTCGATACGGCGCGGCGCGAGCTCTACGACGTCGTCATCCTCGACACCGCCGGCCGTCTGGCGATCGACGAGGCGCTGATGGCCGAGGTCGCCCAGGTCAAGGCCATGGTGAAGCCGCACCAGACGCTTCTGGTGGTGGACGCCATGACCGGCCAGGACGCCGTGAACACTGCCCGCGCCTTCCAGGAGAAAGTGGGCGTCAACGGCATCGCCATGACCCGCGTGGACGGCGATGCCCGTGGCGGCGCCGCGCTGTCCATGCGTGCCGTGACCGGCGCGCCGATCCGCCTGCTGGGCGCCGGCGAGAAGCTGGACGCGCTGGAGGATTTCCACCCCGACCGCATCGCCAGCCGCATCCTGGGCATGGGCGACATCGTCTCGCTGGTGGAGCGCGCCGCCGAGACCATCGACCGTGAGCAGGCCGAGAAGCTGGCCGCGAAGATGCAGAAGGGGCAGTTCGACCTGGAGGACTACGCGAACCAGCTCAAGCAGATCGGCAAGATGGGTTCGCTTTCCGGCATCCTCGGCATGCTGCCCGGCATCGGCAAGATGAAGGCGCAGCTCGAGAACGCCAATCTCGACCAGTCGATCCTGAAGCGTCAGGCGGCGATCATCTCCTCCATGACCGTGCAGGAACGCCGCAAGCCGGACATCATCAAGGCGTCGCGCAAGAAGCGCATCGCCGCCGGCTCCGGCGTCACGGTCCAGGAAGTGAACAGGCTGCTCAAGCAGTTCGACGACATGTCCGCGATGATGAAGCGGATGAACAAGCTCGGCCAGAAGGGACTGATGCGTGGGGGGCTTTCCGCCCTGCTGCCCGGTGCCGGCGGCCGACGGCCCTTCTAA
- a CDS encoding FAD-dependent oxidoreductase translates to MAMQTAETVIIGAGQAGVPLARALAEAGRDVLLIERDALGGSCVNFGCTPSKAVIASARLAAQARRAAEWGVRIPVVEVDFAAVMERARSLVAEQRGELEGSFRQPGAPRLLRGEARIEGREDGRFRIRVGEAVVLADRLVLDTGSRAAWPDLPGLEQVPLIDSRNWIELRERPGHLLFLGGGTIALELAQAYRRLGSAVTIIESGPQLTEREDPDVAEVLRGVLEAEGIAIYLGAKPSRAEAAGEGVRLHLEGRVLEGTHLFLAAGRQANTDALGLDSIGLHPGEKGILEVDDHLRTGVEGVFAVGDIRGGPQFTHTAYDDFRILESLFLGDGARTTQRIVPYAIFTEPELGRVGLSEREARESGRPYRLGRKPMTESGKARDIGRTEGFIKVLSDPGTGEILGAAALCDSGAEVVQLFVELMNARAGIRTMLDGVHIHPTLSEAAKNAVAALEGQS, encoded by the coding sequence ATGGCCATGCAGACCGCGGAGACCGTGATCATCGGAGCCGGGCAGGCAGGCGTGCCGTTGGCGCGTGCCCTGGCTGAGGCAGGCCGGGATGTCCTGCTGATCGAGCGTGATGCCCTCGGTGGGTCCTGCGTCAATTTCGGCTGCACGCCCAGCAAGGCGGTGATCGCCTCCGCCCGACTGGCTGCCCAGGCCCGCCGCGCGGCCGAATGGGGTGTGCGGATTCCCGTCGTGGAGGTGGATTTCGCCGCCGTGATGGAACGGGCCCGTTCCCTCGTGGCGGAGCAGCGGGGCGAACTGGAGGGGAGCTTCCGCCAGCCCGGCGCACCGCGCCTCCTGCGAGGCGAGGCCCGGATCGAGGGGCGCGAGGACGGCCGCTTCCGCATCCGCGTGGGGGAGGCGGTGGTGCTGGCCGACAGGCTGGTGCTGGACACCGGCTCCCGCGCGGCGTGGCCGGACCTGCCCGGGCTGGAACAGGTTCCGCTGATCGACAGCCGGAACTGGATCGAGCTGCGCGAGCGCCCGGGCCATCTGCTCTTCCTGGGCGGTGGCACCATCGCGCTGGAGCTGGCGCAGGCCTACCGCCGCCTGGGATCGGCCGTGACCATCATCGAATCCGGCCCGCAACTCACGGAACGGGAGGACCCGGACGTGGCGGAAGTCCTGCGCGGGGTCCTGGAGGCCGAAGGGATCGCCATTTATCTGGGGGCGAAGCCCAGCCGGGCGGAGGCGGCAGGCGAGGGGGTGCGGCTTCACCTGGAGGGGCGGGTGCTGGAAGGCACGCATCTCTTTCTCGCCGCCGGGCGCCAGGCGAACACGGATGCGCTGGGGCTGGACAGCATCGGCCTGCACCCTGGCGAGAAGGGCATACTGGAGGTGGACGATCACCTGCGGACCGGGGTGGAGGGGGTCTTCGCCGTCGGCGACATCCGGGGCGGGCCACAATTTACCCACACCGCCTATGACGATTTCCGCATCCTGGAATCCCTGTTCCTGGGGGATGGCGCCCGCACCACGCAGCGCATCGTGCCCTATGCCATCTTCACGGAGCCGGAACTGGGGCGCGTGGGCCTGTCGGAGCGGGAGGCCCGCGAATCCGGACGGCCCTATCGCCTCGGGCGGAAGCCCATGACGGAAAGCGGCAAGGCCCGCGACATCGGCCGCACCGAAGGCTTCATCAAGGTCCTCTCCGACCCCGGGACGGGAGAGATCCTCGGTGCCGCGGCCCTCTGCGATTCGGGGGCCGAGGTGGTGCAGCTCTTCGTGGAACTGATGAATGCCAGGGCGGGCATCCGCACCATGCTGGATGGCGTGCACATCCACCCCACCCTGAGCGAGGCCGCCAAGAACGCCGTTGCCGCTTTGGAGGGGCAGAGCTGA
- the rpsP gene encoding 30S ribosomal protein S16, translating into MGLKIRLARAGAKKRPYYHIVVADSRSPRDGRFIEKLGSYNPMLPADHAERIRLHDERIAHWLSQGALATDRVAKFLGKAGLAPMPEFREQPKQSAPKKKAQERAAAANG; encoded by the coding sequence ATGGGACTTAAGATCCGCCTTGCCCGCGCCGGTGCCAAGAAGCGCCCCTACTACCACATCGTGGTGGCCGACAGCCGCTCGCCGCGCGATGGCCGTTTCATCGAGAAGCTGGGCTCCTACAACCCGATGCTGCCGGCCGACCATGCCGAGCGCATCCGCCTGCATGACGAGCGCATCGCTCACTGGCTGAGCCAGGGCGCGCTGGCCACCGACCGCGTGGCGAAGTTCCTCGGCAAGGCCGGTCTGGCCCCGATGCCTGAGTTCCGCGAGCAGCCGAAGCAGTCCGCGCCGAAGAAGAAGGCGCAGGAGCGCGCCGCGGCCGCGAACGGCTGA
- the leuD gene encoding 3-isopropylmalate dehydratase small subunit — translation MQPFTTLTGIAAPLPLANVDTDMIIPARFLKTIARTGLGKSAFANMRYAADGSEKPDFVLNQEPYRKAEILIAFENFGCGSSREHAPWALLDFGIRCVIAPDFADIFHNNCFKNGILPVRLPHAVCEKLMEDAKLGGNARLTVDLARQVVIRPDGEEIPFNVDPLRKHLLLNGLDDIGQTMEHAAAIDAFETRKRAAQPWMFGTGTTL, via the coding sequence ATGCAGCCCTTCACCACGCTGACCGGCATCGCGGCGCCGCTGCCGCTGGCCAATGTCGATACCGACATGATCATCCCGGCCCGCTTCCTGAAGACCATCGCGCGCACCGGCCTGGGCAAGAGCGCCTTCGCCAACATGCGCTACGCGGCCGATGGCAGCGAGAAGCCGGACTTCGTGCTCAACCAGGAACCCTATCGCAAGGCCGAGATCCTCATCGCTTTCGAGAATTTCGGCTGCGGCTCCTCGCGCGAGCATGCGCCCTGGGCGCTGCTGGACTTCGGCATCCGCTGCGTCATCGCGCCGGACTTCGCGGACATCTTCCACAACAACTGCTTCAAGAATGGCATCCTGCCGGTGCGCCTGCCGCATGCCGTCTGCGAGAAGCTGATGGAGGATGCCAAGCTGGGCGGCAATGCACGGCTGACGGTCGATCTCGCGCGCCAGGTGGTGATCCGCCCGGATGGGGAGGAGATCCCCTTCAACGTGGATCCGCTGCGGAAGCACCTGCTGCTGAATGGCCTGGACGATATCGGCCAGACCATGGAGCATGCCGCCGCGATCGACGCCTTCGAGACACGCAAGCGCGCCGCGCAACCCTGGATGTTCGGGACGGGAACCACTCTTTGA
- a CDS encoding CBS domain-containing protein — MEATMTVKTILRNKGSEVISVRPQLPLVEVARVLVQHRLGAVLVREAEGTGPVLGILSERDIVRALASDAGSVNGLVAADVMTRVAYTVTPDTPIIKALEMVTDRRVRHLPVYEGETLCGIVSIGDLVKARIEQAVGEAEALRDYVTAG; from the coding sequence GTGGAGGCGACGATGACGGTGAAGACCATCCTGCGCAACAAGGGCTCCGAGGTGATCAGCGTGCGGCCGCAACTGCCGTTGGTGGAGGTGGCGCGCGTCCTCGTGCAGCACCGGCTCGGCGCCGTGCTCGTGCGGGAGGCGGAAGGGACGGGCCCCGTCCTCGGCATCCTGTCCGAGCGTGATATCGTTCGGGCGCTGGCCAGCGATGCGGGTTCGGTCAACGGGCTGGTGGCCGCCGATGTGATGACGCGCGTGGCCTATACGGTGACACCGGACACGCCGATCATCAAGGCCCTCGAGATGGTCACGGACCGCCGGGTGCGGCATCTGCCGGTCTACGAAGGCGAGACCCTTTGCGGCATCGTCTCGATCGGGGACCTGGTGAAGGCCCGGATCGAGCAGGCGGTGGGCGAGGCGGAGGCCCTGCGGGATTACGTGACGGCTGGATAG
- the rimM gene encoding ribosome maturation factor RimM (Essential for efficient processing of 16S rRNA) yields MGAKRILVGEFGRPHGVKGLLRLRSFTEAPEAIAAYGTLTDESGQRSFAVEVLPGGLARVRGVSDRDAAARLTGVRLYVPREALPPTEEDEFYLSDLIGLSAVGEDGVVLGRIVSVDDFGGGAFVTLRDAKGRDREIPFTRACVPVVDVAGGRCTVVPPEEIVVQPESDSEKGEGEAA; encoded by the coding sequence ATGGGTGCGAAGCGTATCCTGGTGGGCGAGTTCGGCCGGCCCCATGGCGTGAAGGGGCTGCTGCGACTGCGCTCCTTCACCGAGGCGCCGGAGGCGATCGCCGCCTATGGCACGCTGACCGACGAGAGCGGCCAGCGGAGCTTCGCCGTCGAGGTGCTGCCGGGCGGCCTGGCCCGCGTGCGGGGCGTGAGCGACCGTGACGCGGCGGCGCGGCTGACCGGGGTGCGGCTCTATGTCCCGCGCGAGGCCCTGCCGCCGACCGAGGAGGACGAGTTCTACCTGTCCGACCTGATCGGCCTCTCGGCCGTGGGCGAGGATGGGGTGGTGCTCGGCCGGATCGTGTCGGTGGACGACTTCGGCGGCGGCGCCTTCGTGACCCTGCGCGACGCGAAGGGGCGGGACCGGGAGATTCCCTTCACCCGCGCCTGCGTGCCGGTGGTCGATGTCGCCGGCGGGCGCTGCACGGTGGTGCCGCCGGAGGAGATCGTGGTGCAGCCCGAGAGTGACTCGGAGAAGGGGGAAGGGGAGGCCGCATGA
- the cutA gene encoding divalent-cation tolerance protein CutA, with protein MEMARDREKAGMGMQEGFVVLSSTVGSDARARDIASALVSARLAACVQVTPVESTYRWRGEVQAGPEFLLQAKTTRQRLAEAEALILRLHDYELPEILVLPVLGGSAAYLDWIDANTRPEEA; from the coding sequence ATGGAGATGGCCCGCGACAGGGAGAAAGCCGGGATGGGGATGCAGGAAGGCTTCGTCGTGCTGTCCTCGACAGTGGGTAGCGACGCCAGGGCGCGCGACATCGCCAGCGCCCTGGTTTCGGCGCGGCTGGCGGCCTGCGTGCAGGTCACGCCGGTCGAAAGCACCTATCGCTGGCGGGGCGAGGTGCAGGCCGGGCCGGAATTCCTGCTCCAGGCAAAGACCACGCGGCAAAGGCTGGCGGAGGCGGAGGCACTGATCCTCCGCCTGCATGACTACGAGCTGCCGGAGATCCTGGTTCTTCCGGTCCTGGGCGGATCGGCGGCCTATCTGGACTGGATCGATGCCAACACCCGGCCGGAGGAAGCATAG
- a CDS encoding septal ring lytic transglycosylase RlpA family protein, producing MTGWKTAILGIAMVACAMTGGVAAAEAAKPRAAPRQHHGSHHTNHPASHPAGHAAAQRHAHAAEAGRHASPRHGAQRQALREQRGHASVYSRRLAGRPMADGGRFDPKSDTVASRTLPLGTQARVTNLRNGRSAVVSVRDRGPHRGGRILDVSPGVAARLGMPETGTAPVAIVALSTPGLAGRAEAAPAARTGR from the coding sequence TTGACCGGATGGAAGACGGCGATCCTGGGGATCGCGATGGTGGCCTGTGCCATGACGGGCGGGGTGGCTGCAGCCGAGGCCGCCAAGCCGCGTGCTGCCCCCCGGCAGCACCACGGCAGCCACCATACGAACCACCCCGCCAGCCATCCCGCCGGCCATGCGGCGGCGCAACGCCATGCGCATGCGGCGGAAGCCGGACGGCATGCCTCGCCGCGCCATGGGGCGCAGCGGCAGGCCCTGCGGGAACAGCGCGGCCATGCCTCGGTCTATTCCCGGCGCCTCGCGGGGCGGCCCATGGCGGATGGCGGCCGCTTCGACCCGAAATCCGACACGGTGGCCAGCCGGACCTTGCCGCTGGGCACGCAGGCCCGCGTGACGAACCTGCGCAACGGCCGTTCGGCCGTTGTCAGCGTGCGTGACCGGGGGCCGCACCGGGGCGGCCGCATCCTCGATGTCAGCCCGGGTGTCGCGGCCCGTCTGGGCATGCCGGAAACCGGCACGGCGCCGGTGGCGATCGTCGCATTGTCCACCCCCGGCCTCGCGGGCCGCGCCGAAGCCGCGCCAGCGGCACGGACCGGCCGCTGA
- the leuC gene encoding 3-isopropylmalate dehydratase large subunit, with translation MSATKPRTLFDKIWDAHVVETLPDGTALLYIDRHLTHEVTSPQAYEGLRQAGRKVRRPDATIAVVDHNVPTDATRFTGVNEAESALQIATLEKNVKEFGVPYIPLSDKRQGIVHIIGPELGLSLPGMTIVCGDSHTSTHGAMGALAFGIGTSEVEHVLATQTLLQKPAKNMRITVDGKLGFGVTAKDVMLAIIGKIGTAGGTGHVIEFAGEVIRGLDMAGRMTICNMSIEAGARAGMVAPDETTFAYVAERPMGPKGEALERAIQYWRTLPSDPGAHFDTEVTLDGSAIVPQVTWGTSPETVVPVTGRVPDPAEQADEAKRAQMQRMLDYMGLTANMPMEQVKIDAVFLGSCTNGRIEDIRAAAEVLKGRRIAPGVRAMAVPGSGLVKEQAEREGLDKILIEAGFEWREAGCSMCLGMNPDKLKPGERCASTSNRNFEGRQGPGGRTHLLSPAMAAAAAVTGHLTDVREIMR, from the coding sequence ATGTCGGCAACCAAGCCGCGCACGCTGTTCGACAAGATCTGGGACGCGCACGTCGTCGAGACGTTGCCCGACGGCACGGCGCTCCTCTACATCGACCGGCACCTTACCCACGAAGTCACGTCGCCGCAGGCCTATGAGGGCCTCCGCCAGGCCGGCCGCAAGGTGCGCCGCCCGGATGCGACGATCGCCGTGGTGGACCACAACGTTCCCACCGACGCGACCCGCTTCACCGGTGTGAACGAGGCCGAGAGCGCGCTGCAGATCGCGACGCTGGAAAAGAACGTCAAGGAATTCGGCGTTCCCTACATCCCGCTTTCCGACAAGCGGCAGGGGATCGTCCATATCATCGGGCCGGAGCTGGGCCTGTCCCTGCCGGGCATGACCATCGTCTGCGGCGACAGCCATACCTCCACCCATGGCGCGATGGGCGCGCTGGCCTTCGGCATCGGCACGTCCGAGGTGGAGCATGTGCTCGCCACCCAGACGCTGCTGCAGAAGCCGGCGAAGAACATGCGCATCACGGTCGATGGCAAGCTCGGCTTCGGCGTCACCGCCAAGGACGTGATGCTGGCCATCATCGGCAAGATCGGCACCGCCGGCGGCACGGGCCATGTGATCGAGTTCGCCGGCGAGGTGATCCGTGGCCTCGACATGGCCGGCCGCATGACGATCTGCAACATGTCGATCGAGGCCGGTGCCCGCGCCGGCATGGTGGCCCCCGACGAGACCACCTTCGCCTATGTGGCTGAGCGCCCGATGGGGCCGAAGGGCGAGGCGCTGGAGCGCGCGATCCAGTACTGGCGCACGCTGCCCTCCGATCCGGGCGCGCATTTCGACACCGAGGTCACGCTGGACGGCAGTGCCATCGTGCCGCAGGTCACCTGGGGCACCTCGCCGGAAACGGTGGTGCCGGTGACCGGCCGCGTGCCCGACCCGGCCGAGCAGGCGGACGAGGCGAAGCGCGCGCAGATGCAGCGCATGCTGGACTATATGGGCCTGACGGCGAACATGCCGATGGAGCAGGTGAAGATCGACGCGGTCTTCCTCGGCTCCTGCACCAACGGGCGCATCGAGGACATCCGCGCCGCGGCGGAGGTTCTGAAGGGCCGCAGGATCGCCCCGGGCGTGCGCGCCATGGCGGTGCCGGGCTCCGGCCTGGTGAAGGAGCAGGCGGAGCGGGAGGGTCTGGACAAGATCCTCATCGAGGCCGGCTTCGAGTGGCGCGAGGCGGGCTGCTCCATGTGCCTGGGCATGAACCCGGACAAGCTGAAGCCCGGCGAGCGCTGCGCCTCCACCTCGAACCGCAACTTCGAGGGGCGCCAGGGCCCCGGTGGGCGCACGCACCTGCTGAGCCCGGCCATGGCCGCCGCCGCGGCGGTCACCGGACACCTGACCGATGTGCGGGAGATCATGCGCTGA